TGGGGCCTATCTCCCCCAAGGCTTGGCGACCACACTGGGCCTTGGAAGATGCAGGATTTTTCTAGGGCAGTGGGAGGATGGGGGCTAGGCATGTACGGCCGAGAAATTGCACCGGCACTCGccggcctctcctccctgcctgcttGGCAGGGCCCTTTTCTTCTACCAGCGCCCGTAACAGGGAGGCGCCCAGGCTCAGTCCTTGGTCCCGCTCTCGTGCTCCCTCAGCGAGCTCAGCCAGTCCCAAGGCACTAGGTTCCACCCACCTGTCCCCCAGACCTGACCTCCGGCCCCGACCTCTCTCCAGAACTGCAGTCTCATGCGTTGTGTCGGCCACCACCCCTTTGTCTCCACTGGGAGGTTTAGTGGGCATCTCACACTCAGCCTGTCCAGACCTGAGCTCCTGACCTTTCCCTGCAGGCCTGCCCCTCCCAACTTGGTTGGTAATTACTCCTTTCCATTGGTCCGGCCAAAAACCTTGATTCACTTCCTTCCGACGTATTCTTCACCTGGTGTGTCAACAAATCCCATCTGCTTTACTTCCGCACATACCCAGAATCCAACGGTTTCCCACCACTGCTTCCTCCAGGGCCTAAACCACTAGCATCCCTCACCTGGATTACTGCAAGTCCCCCACCAGgtccattcccccacccccaccctgcccaccatCCCCTACAGGCTATTCTCAACACGTCTGCTGAATGATCCTGTTAAAGCAAAAGACACCATGGCAGCCCTGCATGTGAAACTCCATAAGGGCTCCCTCTTTCCTTCAGGAGAAGCCTGAAGTCCGTTCAGTGGCCTGCAAGGCCCTCTGTGGCCTAggctccacctccccacccccactcactcaCCCCAgtccagccaccctggcctcgTCCCCACCTGAGTGTTCTCATGTGGCCCTCCCTCTACCTGAAACATTTTTCCCTGAGTCACAGTCACAGTAAATGCTCTTTCCCCACTGTGTCTTTGTGCAAATGGTACCTTTCCATTGAAGCCACCCTACCGCCCAGATTTAAGTTATACCtcaacccccgccccccgcccccagcagtcCCAGGCCCTCTACCCTGCAGGTATCATCCTCCAGTGGACTGTTACATTTACTTACTTTATCTCCCACTAGAATCGATGCTTTCTGAGGGCAGGAATTGGTGTCTTCCCTGGTTAGACCATTGTAGGCACTCAGCCCAttcttgttgaatgaatgaatggaaagatTTGGAATTAACAGGCAACTTCCACATGCCCAGGATACGGTTCCTGTGGCTCCTTCCCAGCCTTCAGATCCCACCAGGTGGCCCCTCAGGGCTTCCCTGTTCACTCTTTCGTATTTTGTGTGTGTCCTtcaagatataattcacataacacACCActtacccatttaaagtgtacacttGAGTGGTTTTGAGGATATTCACAGTTGTGCATCCTCCACATTTTCATCGCCCCCAGAAGTAACCTCATACCTTTAGCTTCAGCCGTCACCTCCCCAGTACCCCCAGCTCTCCAGCCCTGGGCAACCACGAATCTGCTGTGTCTCTGTGGGTTTGCCCACTGCAGGTAGTCTAAACAGAATCCTACAACCTGTGGTCTTCTGTAGCTGGCCCTTGCGTTGAACATAGAGTTTTCACTTCATAGCATTGGAAATGTGTTGTATTTATCTTCACGTGTGCTGTCTCTCCATGCCCATGGTTGGGAGGAGTCTTGGCCTGGGAGGGAGGCCCAGACAGTATGGTGGTGGATTCTTCGGCCCCACTGCCCAGAGGTTCTGAGAGCCCACCAACCCCCTCCCCGCTTTGCCCAGGAGCCATGGCACTAGCCGGGGCCCAAGGCACCCTGTGGTCTGTGGAGGGAGGCAACAAGCTGGTTTGTTCTGGTCTGCTCAAGCTGTCCAAGGCCAACGTGATCCATGCCACAGTGACCTCTGTGACCCTGCAGCATACAggtgagtgggtggggcagggggcgtggCCACTCCTTTCCTAGACAGTGAACACTTATACACCTGTTCAGTCCCTAAACCCCAGTCTGTGACGTGCCTGAGAGGATTCCAGAAAAACTTTGGGAAGCCCCAGCTCTACCAAGTGACACCAGAGGGCACTGTTGTCCCAATTCAGGTGTCAGAGCCGGAACACTGAGGTTTATATCGGTCTGGCTCTGTTCATTCGACCAGTGAGGATTCTGAGCCACAGTCTGTGGCAAGAGCAGAGCCAGAGCTTGAGTCTCCTGACTCCCGGCCCAGTGCTCGCCCTGCAGCCACACCAACGTAGAAAGACGAGGGCCTGCCATCGGGACAGCCCAGCTGTCCCCAGGGTCTCATACCCTCTGTGCTGGGCCCCAGGTGGAAGATCGGTGGGTAGAAGCTAAGAAATAAGTTGACTTTTGTGCTCTCTTCCAGAAGGGAAACCCTTGTACCTAGTAGAGTATGAGAATGAGGCGGGCATTGGCTTTGACTTCTACGACATAGTGGTCATCGCCACCCCCCTGCACCTGGGCAACAGCAGCACCATCGCCTTCGAAGGCTTTGACCCGCCCCTGGACGTCACCCAGGACTCTTTCCAGCCCACCGTAGTCTCCTTGGTCCATGGCTACCTCAACTCTTCATACTTCGGCTTCCCTGACCCTAAGCTTTTCCCCTTCGCCAACATCCTTACCACAGATTTCCCCACCTTCTTCTGGGCCCTGGACAATGTCTGTCCCGTCAACATCTCAACCAACTTCCGGCGGAAGCAGCCTCAGGAGGCAGCCGTTTGGCGAGTCCAGTCCCCCAAACCCCTCCTTCGGTCCCAGCTGAAGACCCTCTTCCGCTCCTATTATTCCGTGCAGACAGCTGAGTGGCAGGCCCACCCCATCCACGGCTCCCGCACCACCCTCCCTCGATTCGCACTCCATGACCAACTCTTCCACCTCAATGCCCTGGAGTGGGCGGCCAGCTCTGTGGAGGTCATGGCTGTAGCCGCCAAGAATGTGGCCCTGCTGGCTTACAACCGCTGGTACCAGGACCTGGACAAAATTGACCAGAAGGATCTGATGCACAAGGTGAAGACTGAACTGTGAGGTCTGGAGCGAGCCCGGGAACGTCCACCCCCAGCTGCAGGTGGAGCACCGCCTCGGCGGCCGAGGCTGGGCCAGCCTCACTCGCCCGCCAGGCCCCCTGCTGGCCTCCCTGCATCAAGTGTCCTCTGTCCAGCGTGGGTCCAGGCGGCCCGTTCTCTGCCTCTCCATCTTAAGGATGCTCAGAGTGGTTGTTCCGAGGGAGAGAGTAACAGGGGAAGAAAATTCAAACCAGTgtattcactttatttatttttttaaaagaagaaataaaaacccacCATCTCCAGCCGCTTCTAACGTGATTTTCTAACTAGGAAACGGGTAGCAGTGGGAGGGAATGGAAGACAGAGAACTCAGAATCCAGGTCTTTACTGGGTTGCACTGCCCAGGCCCGAAACATACCTGTGGCAACACCAGCAACAACACGTGTAACCAGATGGTTACAAATAAAGTAGAAGGGAGAATCAGTAAACAGAAGGCATGATAGTAGCTCCCATTTACTGAGGACCTACTGGATGTGAGGTGCCTCATTAAATGATTAGACACCATGCAAGCCCCTCAACAACACCGCCTATTGGGGGAAGAGGATTGTGGCAGGGCCCAAGGAAGAGGTGGTCACCCCCACGGGGCTGTCAGCATGGCTCCGAGCTTCCTGGCAACCAGTGGAAAACGGGAAACCTACCAGGCCCGGGCCATAGGAAGAGGAGAACTTCCTTAGCACTTGGAGGGACTGGCCACTGTGTCCCTGCTGCAGGGGGTGTGGAGTGGAACACGCCTTGCAAGGAGACAaggccccagagggcagagggcagtcACACCTGACCCCCAAACATTAACCccagcagaggaagggaagaagaggtgtCGGGATGGAGTTCAGCGTTAACCTGATTCAACGCCCAGGTCCCACCCAGCCCTGCTAAATCCGGCTCTGGGGTTGGGCCCAGGAGGACAGACACTGCCCAGCACACTGAAACGGGGGCTTTCCCGGCCGGAACAACCCCAGAGGTCATCCCGCCAACTTCCCTTTTGTTAAAAAGGTAGAGATAAAAGCCCAAAGTGACtacataacttgcccaaggtctcttGGTGAATTCATGGAACAGAGCTTAAATCTGAGCTTCTCCTTAAAATCACATGAATTCCGTGCCAAGGCGACAGTTGTGGTCGTGAGAGAGAAGGTGCCTTTAAAGTGCGAGAGGCGTGTCCTTGGTTGTTACAGGAATCGGGAAGTCGACACGTAGGTAAGACGCCAAACTTGGTGGAGTGGAAAGCCAGACTCACACTGGCCTGAGCAATAGAAGGGTGTCCTGGTTATCACAACAGTCCAGGCTCAGGGCGCTGTGCAGCTCCAGCGTCACTTCTTCTCTCATGGTCAAGGATGGCTGCCAACAGCTCCCAGGGTGAGAGGGTCTTCTCCCACGACCTCTGAACCACAGTCTGGGCTCTGGGCCAGCTGGGGCCCTGCTGAACCAGTTACTGTGGCCAAGTAAATGCCACATGCTGATTGGCTTAGGACTCAGTTGGGATGAGATTAAGCTGATTGGCTTAGAATTGTCAGGACCCACCCCTGGAGAAGAGGCGATCCAAATGGGGTTGTGCCCTCTTGTTCCTCTCAAGTCCGGTGAAATCTGTGTGTAACGGCATACTTTTGTGGTTTATGT
The genomic region above belongs to Phyllostomus discolor isolate MPI-MPIP mPhyDis1 chromosome 13, mPhyDis1.pri.v3, whole genome shotgun sequence and contains:
- the PCYOX1L gene encoding prenylcysteine oxidase-like, which produces MAPAARLFATLATLLAAAATGGDARPSKIAVVGAGIGGSAVTHFLQQHFGARVQIDVFEKGTVGGRLATISVNKQHYESGAASFHSLSLHMQDFVKHLGLKHRREVVGRSAIFGGENFVLEETDWYLLNLFRLWWHYGISFLRLQMWVEEVMEKFMRIYKYQAHGYAFSGVEELLYSLGESSFINMTQRSVAESLLQVGVTQRFIDDIVSAVLRASYGQSAAMPAFAGAMALAGAQGTLWSVEGGNKLVCSGLLKLSKANVIHATVTSVTLQHTEGKPLYLVEYENEAGIGFDFYDIVVIATPLHLGNSSTIAFEGFDPPLDVTQDSFQPTVVSLVHGYLNSSYFGFPDPKLFPFANILTTDFPTFFWALDNVCPVNISTNFRRKQPQEAAVWRVQSPKPLLRSQLKTLFRSYYSVQTAEWQAHPIHGSRTTLPRFALHDQLFHLNALEWAASSVEVMAVAAKNVALLAYNRWYQDLDKIDQKDLMHKVKTEL